A single window of Oncorhynchus clarkii lewisi isolate Uvic-CL-2024 chromosome 10, UVic_Ocla_1.0, whole genome shotgun sequence DNA harbors:
- the LOC139418260 gene encoding E3 ubiquitin-protein ligase RNFT1-like isoform X3, with translation MQPNSSELGVHQAGHGLSLTLLTRTPAGTTGGSAVPETSGAVRVPILSSGSWESCRVGASSRRSRASSRTSSHSHSHSHGGGHQHSHSEPSEVDPADADLESGEPSTSFLELRYLFRWVQKSLPFIIILCAKLVIQHALGLAVGVGLFTTFLYVNKNIQTQVCLQDRRSKIKCVWLLLFLASSTLLLYYTFLTETLYYCLIFLNPAVEPLGFWEVLWVVGITNFTLKFLIMGFKCLILLLPSNLVTYRVQGLWYMLTEEVGQVYQAVAPTPLWFRYLVTYQKVDGNTGLTLGVLLALVYFILKLLGLYGQWGSFQKTVRIFLSGEHTGAAATRSQCSEAGDICPICQAEYRDPRALLCQHIFCDECIALWFNREKMCPLCCTAITDKVHKWRDGATSPYLQIY, from the exons ATGCAGCCTAACTCCAGTGAGCTGGGTGTCCATCAGGCAGGACATGGTTTGTCTCTGACGCTACTGACCAGGACACCAGCAGGGACTACAGGGGGCTCTGCTGTCCCGGAGACTAGTGGAGCGGTCCGGGTACCTATCCTCTCCAGCGGGTCCTGGGAGTCATGTAGAGTAGGGGCGTCATCCCGTAGGTCTAGAGCCAGTTCCAGAACCAGTTCCCACAGCCACTCTCATTCACATGGTGGGGGACACCAGCACTCCCACAGTGAGCCCAGTGAGGTGGACCCGGCTGATGCTGATCTGGAGTCAGGGGAGCCCAGCACCTCATTCTTGGAGCTGCGCTACCTCTTCCGCTGGGTTCAGAAGAGTCTTCCTTTCATAATCATCCTTTGTGCTAAACTGGTCATCCAACATGCCCTAG GTCTAGCTGTTGGAGTTGGCTTATTTACAACTTTTCTTTATGTGAATAAGAACATTCAAACCCAAGTCTGTCTTCAG GATCGTCGGTCAAAGATAAAGTGCGTATGGCTGCTCCTCTTCCTGGCGTCCTCCACACTCCTGCTTTACTACACTTTTCtcactgagacactttactattG CCTCATCTTCCTAAACCCAGCTGTTGAGCCCCTAGGTTTCTGGGAGGTCCTATGGGTGGTGGGCATCACCAACTTCACACTCAAGTTCCTCATCATGGGGTTTAAGTGCCTTATCCTACTGCTTCCCTCTAACCTGGTGACCTACAGAGTCCAG GGACTGTGGTACATGCTGACTGAAGAGGTGGGCCAGGTGTACCAGGCTGTGGCTCCCACCCCCCTATGGTTCCGCTACCTGGTCACCTACCAGAAAGTGGATGGAAATACTGGCCTCACCCTGGGAGTTCTGCTGGCTTTGGTCTACTTCATACTCAAG CTTTTAGGATTGTATGGACAGTGGGGGTCTTTCCAGAAAACTGTGAGGATATTTCTCAGTGGCGAG CACACGGGGGCAGCAGCCACCAGGAGCCAGTGCAGTGAGGCTGGGGACATCTGTCCTATCTGTCAGGCAGAGTACAGAGACCCAAGGGCCCTCCTGTGTCAG CACATTTTTTGTGACGAGTGCATTGCTCTCTGGTTCAACCGGGAGAAGATGTGTCCACTCTGCTGCACGGCCATCACAGACAAGGTCCACAAGTGGAGGGACGGTGCCACGTCACCTTACCTCCAAATCTACTGA
- the LOC139418260 gene encoding E3 ubiquitin-protein ligase RNFT1-like isoform X2 has translation MCFQSTYLVKSDSKRTLKSRVSSTVMQPNSSELGVHQAGHGLSLTLLTRTPAGTTGGSAVPETSGAVRVPILSSGSWESCRVGASSRRSRASSRTSSHSHSHSHGGGHQHSHSEPSEVDPADADLESGEPSTSFLELRYLFRWVQKSLPFIIILCAKLVIQHALGLAVGVGLFTTFLYVNKNIQTQVCLQDRRSKIKCVWLLLFLASSTLLLYYTFLTETLYYCLIFLNPAVEPLGFWEVLWVVGITNFTLKFLIMGFKCLILLLPSNLVTYRVQGLWYMLTEEVGQVYQAVAPTPLWFRYLVTYQKVDGNTGLTLGVLLALVYFILKLLGLYGQWGSFQKTVRIFLSGEHTGAAATRSQCSEAGDICPICQAEYRDPRALLCQHIFCDECIALWFNREKMCPLCCTAITDKVHKWRDGATSPYLQIY, from the exons GAGTGATTCCAAAAGAACGTTGAAATCGAGGGTATCCTCAACTGTGATGCAGCCTAACTCCAGTGAGCTGGGTGTCCATCAGGCAGGACATGGTTTGTCTCTGACGCTACTGACCAGGACACCAGCAGGGACTACAGGGGGCTCTGCTGTCCCGGAGACTAGTGGAGCGGTCCGGGTACCTATCCTCTCCAGCGGGTCCTGGGAGTCATGTAGAGTAGGGGCGTCATCCCGTAGGTCTAGAGCCAGTTCCAGAACCAGTTCCCACAGCCACTCTCATTCACATGGTGGGGGACACCAGCACTCCCACAGTGAGCCCAGTGAGGTGGACCCGGCTGATGCTGATCTGGAGTCAGGGGAGCCCAGCACCTCATTCTTGGAGCTGCGCTACCTCTTCCGCTGGGTTCAGAAGAGTCTTCCTTTCATAATCATCCTTTGTGCTAAACTGGTCATCCAACATGCCCTAG GTCTAGCTGTTGGAGTTGGCTTATTTACAACTTTTCTTTATGTGAATAAGAACATTCAAACCCAAGTCTGTCTTCAG GATCGTCGGTCAAAGATAAAGTGCGTATGGCTGCTCCTCTTCCTGGCGTCCTCCACACTCCTGCTTTACTACACTTTTCtcactgagacactttactattG CCTCATCTTCCTAAACCCAGCTGTTGAGCCCCTAGGTTTCTGGGAGGTCCTATGGGTGGTGGGCATCACCAACTTCACACTCAAGTTCCTCATCATGGGGTTTAAGTGCCTTATCCTACTGCTTCCCTCTAACCTGGTGACCTACAGAGTCCAG GGACTGTGGTACATGCTGACTGAAGAGGTGGGCCAGGTGTACCAGGCTGTGGCTCCCACCCCCCTATGGTTCCGCTACCTGGTCACCTACCAGAAAGTGGATGGAAATACTGGCCTCACCCTGGGAGTTCTGCTGGCTTTGGTCTACTTCATACTCAAG CTTTTAGGATTGTATGGACAGTGGGGGTCTTTCCAGAAAACTGTGAGGATATTTCTCAGTGGCGAG CACACGGGGGCAGCAGCCACCAGGAGCCAGTGCAGTGAGGCTGGGGACATCTGTCCTATCTGTCAGGCAGAGTACAGAGACCCAAGGGCCCTCCTGTGTCAG CACATTTTTTGTGACGAGTGCATTGCTCTCTGGTTCAACCGGGAGAAGATGTGTCCACTCTGCTGCACGGCCATCACAGACAAGGTCCACAAGTGGAGGGACGGTGCCACGTCACCTTACCTCCAAATCTACTGA
- the LOC139418260 gene encoding E3 ubiquitin-protein ligase RNFT1-like isoform X1: protein MTGGSFIPPLSHAEPIPQVVAVNMCFQSTYLVKSDSKRTLKSRVSSTVMQPNSSELGVHQAGHGLSLTLLTRTPAGTTGGSAVPETSGAVRVPILSSGSWESCRVGASSRRSRASSRTSSHSHSHSHGGGHQHSHSEPSEVDPADADLESGEPSTSFLELRYLFRWVQKSLPFIIILCAKLVIQHALGLAVGVGLFTTFLYVNKNIQTQVCLQDRRSKIKCVWLLLFLASSTLLLYYTFLTETLYYCLIFLNPAVEPLGFWEVLWVVGITNFTLKFLIMGFKCLILLLPSNLVTYRVQGLWYMLTEEVGQVYQAVAPTPLWFRYLVTYQKVDGNTGLTLGVLLALVYFILKLLGLYGQWGSFQKTVRIFLSGEHTGAAATRSQCSEAGDICPICQAEYRDPRALLCQHIFCDECIALWFNREKMCPLCCTAITDKVHKWRDGATSPYLQIY from the exons GAGTGATTCCAAAAGAACGTTGAAATCGAGGGTATCCTCAACTGTGATGCAGCCTAACTCCAGTGAGCTGGGTGTCCATCAGGCAGGACATGGTTTGTCTCTGACGCTACTGACCAGGACACCAGCAGGGACTACAGGGGGCTCTGCTGTCCCGGAGACTAGTGGAGCGGTCCGGGTACCTATCCTCTCCAGCGGGTCCTGGGAGTCATGTAGAGTAGGGGCGTCATCCCGTAGGTCTAGAGCCAGTTCCAGAACCAGTTCCCACAGCCACTCTCATTCACATGGTGGGGGACACCAGCACTCCCACAGTGAGCCCAGTGAGGTGGACCCGGCTGATGCTGATCTGGAGTCAGGGGAGCCCAGCACCTCATTCTTGGAGCTGCGCTACCTCTTCCGCTGGGTTCAGAAGAGTCTTCCTTTCATAATCATCCTTTGTGCTAAACTGGTCATCCAACATGCCCTAG GTCTAGCTGTTGGAGTTGGCTTATTTACAACTTTTCTTTATGTGAATAAGAACATTCAAACCCAAGTCTGTCTTCAG GATCGTCGGTCAAAGATAAAGTGCGTATGGCTGCTCCTCTTCCTGGCGTCCTCCACACTCCTGCTTTACTACACTTTTCtcactgagacactttactattG CCTCATCTTCCTAAACCCAGCTGTTGAGCCCCTAGGTTTCTGGGAGGTCCTATGGGTGGTGGGCATCACCAACTTCACACTCAAGTTCCTCATCATGGGGTTTAAGTGCCTTATCCTACTGCTTCCCTCTAACCTGGTGACCTACAGAGTCCAG GGACTGTGGTACATGCTGACTGAAGAGGTGGGCCAGGTGTACCAGGCTGTGGCTCCCACCCCCCTATGGTTCCGCTACCTGGTCACCTACCAGAAAGTGGATGGAAATACTGGCCTCACCCTGGGAGTTCTGCTGGCTTTGGTCTACTTCATACTCAAG CTTTTAGGATTGTATGGACAGTGGGGGTCTTTCCAGAAAACTGTGAGGATATTTCTCAGTGGCGAG CACACGGGGGCAGCAGCCACCAGGAGCCAGTGCAGTGAGGCTGGGGACATCTGTCCTATCTGTCAGGCAGAGTACAGAGACCCAAGGGCCCTCCTGTGTCAG CACATTTTTTGTGACGAGTGCATTGCTCTCTGGTTCAACCGGGAGAAGATGTGTCCACTCTGCTGCACGGCCATCACAGACAAGGTCCACAAGTGGAGGGACGGTGCCACGTCACCTTACCTCCAAATCTACTGA